The Coregonus clupeaformis isolate EN_2021a chromosome 18, ASM2061545v1, whole genome shotgun sequence genome has a segment encoding these proteins:
- the LOC121583155 gene encoding steroidogenic acute regulatory protein, mitochondrial-like, with product MLPATFKLCAGISYRHMRNMTGLRKNAMVAIHHELNMLAGPNPRNWISHVRRRSSLLSLRIEEEQGFNEAEVSYVKQGEEALQKSISILGDQDGWTTEIIAANGDKVQSKVLPDVGKVFKLEVLLDQRSDNLYGELVGNMEQMGDWNPNVKEVKILQKIGQETMVTHEVSGPTPGNVVGPRDFVSVRCAKRRGSTCFLAGMSTQHPTMPEQRGVVRAENGPTCIVMRPSADDPNKTKFTWLLSIDLKGWIPKTIINKVLSQTQVDFANHLRQRMASNSDSMEMVPAC from the exons ATGTTGCCTGCAACTTTCAAACTGTGCGCTGGCATCTCCTACCGACATATGAGGAACATGACAG GTTTGAGGAAGAATGCAATGGTGGCCATTCACCATGAGTTGAACATGCTAGCAGGCCCTAACCCTCGCAACTGGATCAGCCATGTTCGCCGCAGGAGCTCACTGCTCA GCTTGCGGATCGAGGAGGAGCAGGGCTTTAATGAGGCGGAGGTGTCGTATGTGAAGCAAGGAGAGGAGGCGCTGCAGAAGTCTATCAGCATCCTCGGCGATCAGGACGGATGGACCACTGAGATCATTGCT GCAAATGGAGACAAGGTGCAGAGTAAGGTGTTACCTGACGTGGGGAAGGTGTTTAAGCTGGAGGTGCTGTTGGACCAGCGCTCTGATAACCTTTATGGGGAGCTGGTGGGCAACATGGAGCAGATGGGAGACTGGAACCCCAATGTCAAAGAGGTCAAG ATTCTCCAGAAGATAGGTCAGGAGACCATGGTGACCCATGAGGTGTCTGGACCCACGCCTGGTAACGTGGTGGGGCCACGGGACTTCGTTAGTGTTCGCTGTGCCAAGCGCCGGGGGTCCACGTGCTTCCTGGCTGGCATGTCCACTCAGCACCCCACCATGCCCGAACAGAGGGGTGTTGTCAG GGCGGAGAATGGACCAACATGTATAGTGATGCGGCCCAGTGCCGATGATCCAAACAAGACCAAGTTCACCTGGTTATTAAGCATAGATTTAAAG GGTTGGATCCCAAAGACCATCATAAACAAAGTGCTCTCTCAGACACAGGTAGACTTTGCCAACCACCTGAGGCAGAGGATGGCCAGCAACAGTGATTCCATGGAGATGGTCCCAGCCTGCTGA